GAAGACCCAACAACGATTAGGCCACCGCGCCCACCAAGTCAAATGGATCGAACAAGACATCACGCTATTCCATCCCACCGAGACCTACGACTTGTGGCACGACCGGGCAACCTTTCACTTCCTTACCACGTCCCCCCAGGTCTCGAACTACCTTTCTACCGCCCGCGGCGCCCTCCCTTCCGGTGGCTATTTCGTGATTGGCACCTTCTCCGACAACGGCCCCGAAAAATGCAGCGGCCTGCCCATCCATCAATACAGCGAACAAGAGCTAACCGAAGCCCTCACCAACGGCTTTAGCAAAATCAAGTGCATTACAGAAGATCATCACACCCCGTTCAATACGCTGCAAAACTTTCTGTTCTGCTCCTTCAAACGGGCATGACGGGGAGTGAAAGCCGACTATTGCCTATCCGTATAAGATTTTAGCCCCACGAAAAACTTCTTTATCCCTGTATCCGACTGTCTTCGTATCATCAAAGCATCCAAAACTTTACCGATCAAACCATATTTTACTTTGTATTCCATCACCTGCTTTACTTTGGTTTGATGGCCGATCTGCTCAAACCCATAGCTATGCTTTAGTTGCTGAATTGGAAAGGAACAGGCAGTCAATTCATACGCCAATGCTTCATTTTTTTTCCAAACCGTTACCTTCTCTTCAAACCAGTTTTTGCCGTCCTTCATGCCCACCTTTCTAGTCGCACCGATACCGCTCCCCGCCGCGGAGAGGGCCCGGGCGCTTTTTACAGTGGGGTCGTACTTTTCCAGTTCTTCAATACTGGAAAGAGCGTCCCAGATTTTGTCAATGGGCGCATCAATGATGATCTCGTTGTATAGCGTTGTCATCAACCGTTATTTTTCAGTGAGCGATCTTATATTGTCCAATATGGTTTCCTGGGCTTTTTGAATCATCCTTTTCATCATCACTCCATTCATAACTTTCGCCATCATATTGGCTGGCCTGTACCAGGTTTCACTGGTAACCCGGGTCTCGGTATCCCCTATTCTTTCGAGGTCAAAGCAAAACCGGGTATCCTTTAGCATGCTGCCCATTCCCATCGTATCATGCTCGATGGTCCAGACAGTCTTTGCTCCAGGGACCAATTCGATGAGTTTTTCGGTCATTGTACCCTTCCTTCCCCCGTTATTGATCTCGCAGGTTCGCGTGCCGTAAAGACAGTCCATTGTACCCGTTGCCTTGACAACGCCCGGGTTTACTTTGTGAAGCACGTTAATATCGGTGATCACAGACCATATATCAGCGATAGGCGCGTGGATAACAGCCTCCGTCCTTACCTGCAATTTGCTCATGAATGCATGAATTTTAATTTACTTGTCTTTTACAAGTACAAATATACCATCCTACTTGTATTTTGCTTTTGATCATCAGGGACATGATGTTCAAAGGGCAAAATACCTATGGAGACTTTCTACACGGAGGCGAAGGCATCGCCACGAATATCCTGGCCGACAGGCTCGCCACGCTGGAATGCGCCAATATAATTTCCAGGCAAAAACACCCGGAAAGCCGGGCCAAGATCCTCTATAAACTGACACCAAAAGGCATTGACCTGATCCCCGTACTGGTTGAAATGATTGGCTGGAGTGAAAAATACCATAAGGTTCATCCACAGGCTGTGGCGTTCGCAAAACAAATGGAAAAGAATAAGTCAGGGCTTATCGAATCCTTGTATAAGAGTTTACAATGAAAGCCTATTGATAGCCCCGCTTAAGCAAGTACTTCGCCCCGGCCTCGAAGGCATCGGGAGAAGGCACAAAAAAGCTAAAGGCATCTGCCAGCCGATTGGTAACGTTGAAAGCGAAACACACTGCCAGCGCGTCCTCGATTTGCGACGCCGAGAC
This region of Dinghuibacter silviterrae genomic DNA includes:
- a CDS encoding class I SAM-dependent methyltransferase, producing MEPGKKHWENIYRTKGPADLSWTQAQPAISLDFIHSFHLPRTARIIDIGGGDSRLVDCLLDEGYTDLTVLDISGAALRKTQQRLGHRAHQVKWIEQDITLFHPTETYDLWHDRATFHFLTTSPQVSNYLSTARGALPSGGYFVIGTFSDNGPEKCSGLPIHQYSEQELTEALTNGFSKIKCITEDHHTPFNTLQNFLFCSFKRA
- a CDS encoding SRPBCC family protein encodes the protein MTTLYNEIIIDAPIDKIWDALSSIEELEKYDPTVKSARALSAAGSGIGATRKVGMKDGKNWFEEKVTVWKKNEALAYELTACSFPIQQLKHSYGFEQIGHQTKVKQVMEYKVKYGLIGKVLDALMIRRQSDTGIKKFFVGLKSYTDRQ
- a CDS encoding SRPBCC family protein; translation: MSKLQVRTEAVIHAPIADIWSVITDINVLHKVNPGVVKATGTMDCLYGTRTCEINNGGRKGTMTEKLIELVPGAKTVWTIEHDTMGMGSMLKDTRFCFDLERIGDTETRVTSETWYRPANMMAKVMNGVMMKRMIQKAQETILDNIRSLTEK
- a CDS encoding winged helix-turn-helix transcriptional regulator yields the protein MIIRDMMFKGQNTYGDFLHGGEGIATNILADRLATLECANIISRQKHPESRAKILYKLTPKGIDLIPVLVEMIGWSEKYHKVHPQAVAFAKQMEKNKSGLIESLYKSLQ